The following proteins come from a genomic window of Helicobacter canadensis MIT 98-5491:
- a CDS encoding biotin synthase, with protein MKEIFLCTISNVSSGSCAEDCAYCTQSAKYNADIDRYKFKSIEQIVFEAKEAAKNGALGFCLVTSGRNLDDKRVEYISRAARAIVNEGLHLHLIGCSGIADKDSLKELKEAGIASYNHNLETSKNFFPQICTTHSFQERYETCENALEVGLGLCSGGIFGMGESWQDRLDLLHALQTLKPHSTPINFFIPNKALPLKQEVLSQEEALECVRLAREYLPDVRLMIAGGRERVFGENQKELFECGINAVVLGDYLTTKGNTPKEEVLRIKSYGYGIATSCE; from the coding sequence ATGAAGGAAATTTTTTTATGCACAATTTCTAATGTTTCTAGTGGGAGTTGTGCGGAAGATTGTGCTTATTGCACACAAAGTGCAAAATATAATGCGGATATTGATCGTTATAAATTTAAATCCATAGAGCAGATTGTTTTTGAAGCAAAAGAAGCAGCAAAAAATGGTGCTTTGGGGTTTTGCTTGGTAACAAGTGGAAGAAACCTTGATGATAAAAGAGTGGAATACATTTCAAGGGCTGCTAGAGCTATTGTTAATGAGGGTTTGCATTTGCATTTGATTGGTTGTAGCGGGATTGCGGATAAGGATTCTTTGAAAGAGTTAAAAGAAGCAGGGATTGCTAGTTATAATCATAATTTAGAAACTTCTAAAAATTTCTTTCCTCAAATTTGCACAACTCATAGCTTTCAAGAGCGTTATGAGACTTGCGAAAATGCTTTGGAAGTTGGACTTGGATTGTGTAGTGGTGGAATCTTTGGAATGGGAGAATCTTGGCAAGATAGATTAGATTTGCTTCACGCACTTCAAACGCTGAAGCCTCATAGCACTCCTATTAATTTTTTCATTCCAAACAAAGCTTTACCTTTAAAACAAGAAGTTTTAAGTCAAGAAGAGGCATTAGAGTGCGTGAGATTGGCAAGGGAGTATTTGCCCGATGTTCGATTGATGATTGCTGGAGGAAGAGAGCGAGTTTTTGGAGAGAATCAAAAAGAGTTGTTTGAATGTGGCATTAATGCCGTGGTTTTGGGAGATTATTTAACCACAAAAGGCAATACACCCAAAGAAGAAGTCTTAAGAATTAAATCATATGGATATGGAATTGCCACAAGTTGTGAGTAA
- a CDS encoding YihY family inner membrane protein: MYLKLLSRIKVESIPSLKILYGFLKGDLLYFAASLSFYTIFALLPMLLIVFSLVAALPDFKDYLESFKNLVITNFLPTYSDVFLDYMDSFLANSAKLGGMGLLYAFVTSILFFKNYQFIAGKIFHTKPRGFWDSLAVYWTCMTLFPVGILFSIYLSAKAYAYLDVLGYKDFMLWLFRLSPYLITWAIFFIFFKISANTQIDFKNTLISSLITALLWSFCKWGFVYYVFYNKAYLTLYGSLSILLFLFIWVYLSWAILLFGMKLSYVIGEVFCGERQKEVK, encoded by the coding sequence ATGTATTTGAAACTTCTATCAAGAATTAAGGTTGAATCTATTCCATCGCTAAAGATCTTATATGGGTTTTTAAAGGGGGATTTGCTTTATTTTGCGGCAAGTCTTAGCTTTTATACCATTTTTGCTCTCTTGCCGATGCTTTTGATTGTTTTTTCTCTAGTGGCAGCCTTGCCGGATTTTAAGGATTATTTGGAGAGTTTTAAGAATCTAGTTATTACAAATTTTTTACCGACTTATTCTGATGTGTTTTTGGATTATATGGATAGCTTTTTAGCAAACTCTGCAAAGCTTGGTGGAATGGGTTTATTGTATGCTTTTGTTACTTCCATTTTATTTTTCAAAAATTATCAATTCATTGCGGGTAAAATTTTTCATACAAAACCACGAGGATTTTGGGATTCTCTAGCGGTTTATTGGACTTGTATGACACTTTTTCCGGTGGGAATTTTGTTTTCTATTTATTTGAGTGCCAAGGCTTATGCTTATTTAGATGTTTTGGGATATAAGGATTTTATGCTTTGGCTCTTTAGGCTTAGCCCTTATTTGATTACTTGGGCGATTTTTTTTATTTTTTTTAAGATTTCTGCGAATACGCAAATTGATTTTAAAAATACTTTGATAAGCTCACTTATTACGGCTTTGCTTTGGTCTTTTTGTAAATGGGGATTTGTGTATTATGTTTTTTATAATAAGGCTTATTTGACGCTTTATGGGTCTTTAAGTATTTTATTGTTTTTGTTTATTTGGGTGTATCTTTCGTGGGCAATTTTACTTTTTGGAATGAAGCTTAGTTATGTGATTGGCGAAGTCTTTTGTGGGGAGAGGCAAAAAGAAGTTAAATGA
- a CDS encoding hemolysin family protein, whose translation MEVDSILLSILALFLVLLNGFFVLSEFAIVKIRRSRLEELVKREVSGAKLALKITGKLDSYLSATQLGITLSSLGLGWIGEPAVARLLEVPFKYFIGDNPVLLHSVSFVIAFSFITLLHVVVGEIVPKSIAIAKAEKSVLLVARPLHIFWVVFYPVIKIFDFIAAVILHAIKIKPASEGEESAHSEEELKIIVGESLKGGYLDTIENEIIQNAVSFSDTMAKEIMTPRKDMICLYDDNSYEENMQIVTTTKHTRYPYCKEGKDNIIGMVHLRDLLETMLSDNPSKELEKLVREMIIVPESASISNILIQMNRRQIHTALVVDEYGGTAGLLTMEDILEEVIGDISDEHDKKSEDYHKIDEDTYSFDGMLDLERVADVLGITFEEDTEQVTIGGYVFNLLERMPVVGDVISDEFCEYEVLATQGARIVRLKAKKKPFEMQEE comes from the coding sequence TTGGAAGTGGATTCGATTTTGCTGTCTATTCTTGCTTTGTTTCTTGTTTTATTGAATGGTTTTTTTGTTCTCTCTGAATTTGCTATTGTTAAAATCCGCCGCTCCCGTTTAGAAGAGTTAGTTAAACGCGAAGTTTCTGGAGCAAAACTTGCACTCAAAATTACAGGGAAACTTGATTCTTATCTTTCTGCGACACAACTTGGAATCACTCTTTCATCTTTAGGGCTTGGTTGGATAGGAGAACCAGCAGTTGCACGACTTTTAGAAGTCCCCTTTAAATATTTTATTGGAGATAACCCTGTTTTATTGCATTCTGTAAGCTTTGTGATTGCTTTTAGTTTTATTACGCTTTTGCATGTGGTTGTAGGAGAAATTGTTCCAAAATCTATTGCAATTGCTAAAGCAGAAAAATCTGTGCTATTAGTTGCAAGACCTTTGCATATTTTTTGGGTAGTGTTTTATCCCGTGATTAAAATTTTTGATTTTATTGCTGCTGTCATTTTGCATGCAATAAAAATTAAACCTGCTAGTGAGGGTGAAGAAAGTGCGCATTCTGAAGAAGAACTCAAAATTATTGTGGGAGAAAGCTTAAAAGGTGGATATTTAGATACGATTGAGAATGAAATTATTCAAAATGCTGTGAGCTTCTCTGATACGATGGCAAAGGAGATTATGACTCCTAGAAAAGATATGATTTGTTTGTATGATGATAATAGCTATGAAGAAAATATGCAAATTGTTACAACCACTAAACATACACGCTACCCTTATTGCAAGGAAGGTAAAGATAATATTATTGGAATGGTGCATTTAAGGGATTTATTAGAGACAATGTTATCTGATAATCCCTCTAAGGAATTAGAAAAACTTGTAAGAGAAATGATTATTGTGCCAGAGAGTGCTTCAATTTCTAATATTCTCATTCAAATGAATCGTAGGCAGATTCACACGGCTTTAGTGGTTGATGAATACGGAGGAACTGCCGGATTACTTACAATGGAAGATATTTTAGAGGAAGTTATTGGGGATATTTCTGATGAACACGACAAAAAAAGCGAGGATTATCATAAAATTGATGAAGACACCTATTCTTTTGATGGAATGTTAGACTTAGAGCGTGTAGCGGATGTGCTTGGAATCACTTTTGAAGAAGACACAGAACAAGTTACTATTGGCGGATATGTCTTTAATTTGTTGGAGCGTATGCCAGTAGTGGGTGATGTTATTAGTGATGAATTTTGCGAATATGAAGTTTTAGCGACACAAGGAGCTAGAATCGTCCGTTTAAAAGCTAAAAAGAAACCTTTTGAAATGCAAGAAGAATAA
- the purE gene encoding 5-(carboxyamino)imidazole ribonucleotide mutase — MEFIAILMGSKSDYEVMNECILVLKKFDVPYEVIISSAHRSPNRTKDYVKQAEQKGAKVFIAAAGMAAHLAGAVASMTTKPVIGVPLKGGALDGLDSLLSTVQMPSGMPVATVALGKTGAVNSAYLAMQILALNNAELEGKLREDRVMKAKNVELDSQDIEVIL, encoded by the coding sequence ATGGAATTTATAGCAATTTTAATGGGAAGTAAAAGCGATTATGAAGTGATGAATGAATGTATTTTAGTGTTAAAGAAATTTGATGTGCCTTATGAAGTGATTATTAGTTCAGCTCACAGAAGTCCTAATCGAACTAAGGATTATGTGAAACAAGCAGAACAAAAGGGTGCAAAAGTTTTTATTGCAGCAGCGGGAATGGCAGCGCATTTGGCAGGAGCAGTTGCATCAATGACAACAAAACCTGTTATCGGAGTGCCTCTTAAAGGGGGAGCTTTAGATGGTTTAGATTCTTTACTTTCCACGGTGCAAATGCCCTCTGGAATGCCTGTAGCAACTGTGGCTTTAGGGAAAACTGGAGCAGTCAATAGTGCTTATTTGGCAATGCAGATTTTGGCATTAAATAATGCAGAATTAGAAGGAAAATTACGAGAAGATCGTGTGATGAAAGCCAAAAATGTTGAATTGGATTCCCAAGATATTGAAGTGATTTTATAG
- a CDS encoding DUF3972 domain-containing protein encodes METWVKIDEFASLANLTRERVLEMVASGELKSKQENGVFLIDAGSGTKAVVHTGSNAVMIDNSNVGVDNEFVEKTIGTILSLHEKVISAKEETITSVKSENQFLKDALFNTQEVYEDDKKTIAILREQLKAAQEEIEFLKRKYKMMWGKVINTKPKEGMDD; translated from the coding sequence ATGGAAACTTGGGTTAAGATTGATGAGTTTGCCTCTTTGGCTAATCTAACAAGAGAAAGGGTGTTAGAGATGGTTGCTAGTGGCGAATTAAAAAGCAAACAAGAAAATGGGGTTTTTCTCATTGATGCAGGGAGTGGCACAAAGGCTGTAGTGCATACAGGAAGCAATGCAGTGATGATAGATAACTCAAATGTTGGCGTAGATAATGAATTTGTTGAAAAGACAATTGGCACAATTCTTAGTTTGCACGAAAAAGTGATTAGTGCTAAAGAAGAAACAATTACAAGCGTTAAAAGTGAGAATCAATTCTTAAAAGATGCTCTTTTTAATACACAAGAAGTCTATGAAGATGATAAAAAAACAATCGCTATTTTGCGAGAGCAACTCAAAGCAGCCCAAGAAGAAATTGAGTTTTTAAAACGGAAATATAAAATGATGTGGGGCAAAGTGATTAATACAAAACCAAAAGAAGGAATGGACGATTAA
- a CDS encoding damage-control phosphatase ARMT1 family protein, producing the protein MQKQAMRTAEVINFFQKEAINQIEQEILVNYQESVLGFFEKKGIILEKNREIPPTLLAVVLYDRISKLTKNPTPYWRIKQQSIQKARLLKESLKEKLKTISKENQLEFGIYCAVLGNVIDYGAEYAFNLEEECQKIFDTRFAYFHINALKQQLQKAKKIIYIGDNAGENELDEILIQIFKAHYPQLQIFYFVRGAEIINDITLDDLHQSDSELFKICEVRDSGVPSPGFIYELANIESQRLFREADLVFAKGMGNFESLEKQAQDDSRIFFLFKIKCNVVADYLNQKLGEFVLLHSHSLKKGLVC; encoded by the coding sequence TTGCAAAAACAAGCAATGAGAACAGCAGAAGTCATTAATTTTTTTCAAAAAGAAGCAATCAATCAAATAGAGCAAGAAATTTTAGTTAATTATCAAGAGAGCGTTTTAGGTTTTTTTGAAAAAAAGGGAATTATTTTAGAAAAAAATAGAGAGATTCCACCTACACTTTTGGCGGTAGTTTTATACGATAGGATTTCAAAGCTAACAAAAAATCCTACACCTTATTGGCGTATAAAACAACAAAGCATTCAAAAAGCAAGATTACTTAAAGAATCTCTCAAAGAAAAGCTAAAAACAATTTCTAAAGAGAATCAATTAGAGTTTGGTATTTATTGTGCAGTGCTTGGAAATGTGATTGATTATGGTGCTGAATATGCGTTTAATTTAGAAGAAGAGTGTCAAAAAATTTTTGATACACGCTTTGCTTATTTTCATATAAACGCTTTAAAGCAGCAGTTACAAAAGGCTAAAAAAATAATTTATATTGGTGATAATGCTGGAGAAAATGAACTTGATGAAATTTTGATTCAAATTTTTAAAGCCCATTATCCACAATTGCAAATTTTTTATTTTGTAAGGGGTGCAGAGATTATTAATGATATTACTTTAGATGATTTGCATCAAAGTGATTCGGAGCTTTTTAAGATTTGTGAAGTAAGGGATAGTGGTGTGCCAAGCCCTGGATTTATTTATGAATTAGCTAATATTGAATCCCAAAGGCTTTTTAGGGAAGCAGATTTGGTTTTTGCTAAGGGAATGGGGAATTTTGAATCACTAGAAAAACAAGCACAAGATGATTCTAGAATCTTCTTTTTATTTAAAATAAAATGCAATGTTGTAGCGGATTATTTAAATCAAAAATTAGGGGAATTTGTTTTGTTGCATTCCCATTCTTTAAAAAAAGGATTAGTATGCTAA
- a CDS encoding Na+/H+ antiporter family protein — MLTNPVVVSIFVMSVLCLARLNVLLAILVSALVAGIVAGIGFEESIKILISGMAGNLEIALSYILLGALASAIARTNLTPIFVYYIANFIQNRRLMFCLFIAFFACFSQNLIPVHIAFIPILIPPLLPLMNRLKIDRRAVACALTFGLKAPYVSFSVGYGLLFHTILQKQLEQNGINVTLEQISSVMWIGGASMLVGLLLAIFVFYRKPREYQNTFLEENVLKHLENPKMSRQDFGVLLGAIVAFVVQILEGSLPLGGIAGLFVMIVFGAIKWDNIDNVIEDGFKMMAFIAFVMLIAAGYGNILKETGAIESLIETASSLSGGQLGGAMMMLLVGLLVTMGIGTSFGTLPIIATIYCPLALKLGFSYEAIILLVGIAGALGDAGSPASDSTLGPTSGLNADGQHNHIWDTCVPTFLVYNIPLMVGGVIGAMLL; from the coding sequence ATGCTAACCAATCCGGTTGTTGTTTCAATTTTTGTAATGAGTGTGCTTTGTTTGGCACGATTAAATGTTTTGTTGGCGATTCTTGTTTCAGCCTTAGTAGCTGGGATTGTTGCAGGGATCGGATTTGAAGAGAGCATTAAGATTTTGATTTCTGGAATGGCAGGTAATTTAGAAATTGCTTTGAGTTATATTTTGCTTGGTGCTTTAGCAAGTGCGATAGCAAGGACAAATCTCACGCCTATTTTTGTGTATTATATTGCAAATTTCATTCAGAATCGTCGCTTAATGTTTTGCCTTTTTATTGCATTTTTTGCCTGTTTTTCACAAAATCTTATTCCAGTGCATATCGCCTTTATTCCTATTTTAATACCTCCGCTTCTGCCTTTGATGAATCGTTTAAAAATTGATAGAAGGGCGGTTGCTTGTGCTTTAACTTTTGGATTAAAAGCACCTTATGTGAGTTTTAGTGTGGGATATGGATTGTTATTTCATACTATTTTGCAAAAGCAATTAGAGCAAAATGGAATCAATGTTACTTTAGAGCAGATTTCAAGTGTGATGTGGATTGGCGGTGCAAGTATGCTTGTGGGACTGCTTTTAGCGATTTTTGTTTTCTATCGAAAGCCAAGAGAATATCAAAATACCTTTTTAGAAGAAAATGTTTTAAAACATTTAGAGAATCCTAAAATGAGTAGGCAGGATTTTGGAGTTTTGCTAGGAGCTATTGTAGCTTTTGTTGTGCAGATTTTGGAGGGTTCTTTACCATTAGGTGGGATTGCTGGACTTTTTGTGATGATTGTTTTTGGAGCTATTAAGTGGGATAATATTGATAATGTGATTGAAGATGGCTTTAAAATGATGGCTTTTATTGCTTTTGTAATGTTAATTGCAGCGGGGTATGGCAATATTTTAAAAGAAACAGGTGCAATTGAGTCGCTTATAGAGACTGCTTCTTCTCTTTCAGGTGGGCAGCTTGGCGGTGCAATGATGATGCTACTTGTTGGCTTATTGGTAACAATGGGGATTGGGACTTCTTTTGGGACACTTCCTATCATTGCGACGATTTATTGTCCTTTAGCATTGAAGCTTGGTTTTAGCTATGAAGCCATTATTTTATTAGTAGGAATTGCTGGGGCATTAGGTGATGCCGGAAGTCCTGCTTCAGATAGCACACTTGGTCCAACTTCTGGGCTAAATGCAGATGGACAGCACAATCATATTTGGGATACTTGTGTGCCAACTTTTTTGGTTTATAATATTCCTTTAATGGTTGGTGGAGTTATTGGGGCAATGTTATTGTGA
- a CDS encoding KpsF/GutQ family sugar-phosphate isomerase yields the protein MQDFTQVAKEVFDIESEAILGLKEHLNQDFNGVIECILKLKGHCVITGMGKSGHIAAKIAATLASTGTPSFFLHPGEALHGDLGMLTKEDAVIAISNSGESEEVLRIIPLIKKRAIPLIVMSGNPQSTLAKEGQYFLNIAVKREACPLQLAPTSSTTANLAMGDAIAVALMKARGFKPENFAMFHPGGSLGRKLLTQVKDIMVTQDLPIVSPQTSFKDLIAEMTSKRLGVCLVLENHRLQGIITDGDLRRTLMENKFEVCAEEIMTKQPKVIQSNAMATQAEAIMMESKIKELVVMDGNEVVGIVQLYEVGRI from the coding sequence ATGCAAGATTTTACTCAAGTAGCAAAAGAAGTTTTTGATATTGAATCAGAAGCAATTTTAGGCTTAAAAGAACATTTAAATCAAGATTTTAATGGCGTGATTGAATGTATTTTGAAGCTTAAAGGACATTGTGTAATTACGGGAATGGGGAAATCAGGGCATATTGCAGCAAAAATTGCTGCCACTCTAGCAAGCACAGGGACTCCTAGCTTCTTCTTGCATCCTGGAGAAGCATTGCACGGAGATTTGGGAATGCTTACAAAAGAAGATGCAGTTATTGCGATTTCAAATTCAGGAGAAAGTGAAGAGGTTTTAAGAATTATTCCTCTTATCAAAAAACGCGCAATTCCATTAATTGTTATGAGTGGGAATCCACAATCGACTTTAGCTAAAGAAGGGCAATATTTTTTAAATATTGCTGTTAAAAGAGAAGCTTGTCCTTTGCAGCTTGCTCCCACTTCTTCAACAACGGCAAACTTGGCTATGGGTGATGCGATTGCAGTGGCATTAATGAAGGCTAGGGGATTTAAACCAGAGAATTTTGCAATGTTTCATCCTGGTGGGAGTTTGGGGAGAAAGCTTTTAACGCAAGTTAAAGATATTATGGTTACTCAAGATTTGCCTATTGTTTCGCCTCAAACTAGTTTTAAAGATTTGATTGCAGAGATGACAAGTAAAAGACTTGGTGTGTGTTTAGTGTTAGAAAATCATCGATTGCAAGGAATTATTACTGATGGGGATTTAAGGCGAACTTTAATGGAGAATAAATTTGAAGTTTGTGCTGAAGAAATTATGACCAAACAGCCTAAAGTAATTCAAAGTAATGCTATGGCAACACAAGCAGAAGCCATAATGATGGAATCAAAGATTAAAGAATTGGTAGTAATGGATGGCAATGAAGTAGTTGGAATTGTGCAGCTTTATGAAGTTGGCAGAATTTAA
- the ccoN gene encoding cytochrome-c oxidase, cbb3-type subunit I: protein MQSNSALEYDYSIAKLFLFATIVFGIVGLLLGVIVAFQMAFPNLNYLAGEFGTFGRLRPLHTNGIIYGFTLSGIWAAWYYLGQRVLKISYNEHPFLKFIGHLHFWLYILLMVLAVVSLFAGLTQSKEYAELVWPLDLLVVVVWVLWGVSLFGSMGVRREQTIYISLWYFIATFVAISALYIFNNLSVPTYLISGVGSFWNSISLYAGTNDAMVQWWFGHNAVAFVFTSGIIGVIYYFLPKESGQPIFSYKLTLFSFWGLMFVYIWAGSHHLIYSTVPDWMQTMGSIFSIVLILPSWGTAVNMLLTMKGQWHQLKESPLIKFLILASTFYMLSTLEGPIQSIKSVNALAHFTDWIIGHVHDGVLGWVGFTLIAACYHMTPRLFKREIYSKKLMDIQFWIQTIAIILYFSSMWIAGITQGMMWRATDEFGNLAYSFIDTVTVLFPYYTIRAIGGAMYLIGFIIFAYNIIMTIVASKELEKEPNYATPMAA from the coding sequence ATGCAATCAAATTCTGCATTAGAGTATGATTATTCCATTGCCAAATTATTTCTTTTTGCAACGATTGTATTTGGTATTGTGGGATTATTGTTAGGTGTCATTGTCGCTTTTCAAATGGCGTTTCCAAATCTCAATTATCTTGCTGGAGAGTTTGGGACTTTTGGGAGACTTAGACCATTACATACTAATGGAATTATTTATGGTTTTACATTAAGCGGTATTTGGGCAGCTTGGTATTATTTAGGGCAAAGAGTTTTGAAAATCTCATACAATGAGCATCCATTTTTAAAATTCATTGGACATTTACATTTTTGGCTTTATATTCTTTTGATGGTATTAGCGGTTGTGAGTCTATTTGCCGGATTAACACAATCTAAAGAATATGCCGAATTAGTTTGGCCTTTGGATCTTTTGGTGGTAGTTGTTTGGGTTTTGTGGGGAGTTAGTCTCTTTGGCTCGATGGGTGTTAGAAGAGAGCAGACAATTTATATTAGCTTGTGGTATTTTATTGCAACTTTTGTAGCGATTTCTGCTCTTTATATTTTTAACAATTTATCTGTCCCTACTTATCTTATATCAGGAGTTGGTTCTTTTTGGAATTCTATTTCTTTGTATGCTGGGACTAATGATGCGATGGTGCAATGGTGGTTTGGACACAATGCAGTTGCGTTTGTATTTACTTCTGGAATCATTGGAGTGATTTATTACTTCTTGCCTAAAGAATCAGGGCAACCTATCTTTTCTTATAAGCTTACATTGTTCTCTTTTTGGGGCTTAATGTTTGTTTATATTTGGGCAGGTAGCCACCATCTTATTTATTCTACCGTTCCTGATTGGATGCAAACGATGGGTTCTATTTTTTCTATAGTGCTTATTTTGCCTTCTTGGGGGACAGCAGTGAATATGCTTTTAACTATGAAAGGGCAATGGCATCAATTAAAAGAATCACCTTTGATTAAGTTTTTAATTCTTGCATCTACATTTTATATGTTATCAACACTTGAAGGACCAATTCAATCTATTAAATCTGTTAATGCTTTAGCACACTTTACAGACTGGATTATAGGGCATGTTCATGATGGTGTTTTGGGATGGGTTGGTTTTACGCTTATTGCGGCTTGTTACCATATGACACCAAGATTGTTTAAGCGTGAGATTTATTCTAAAAAACTTATGGATATACAATTTTGGATTCAAACAATTGCAATTATCCTTTATTTTTCAAGCATGTGGATTGCTGGGATTACTCAAGGTATGATGTGGAGAGCAACAGATGAGTTTGGAAACTTAGCTTATTCATTCATTGATACAGTAACTGTATTGTTCCCTTATTATACAATTAGAGCAATTGGTGGAGCAATGTATTTGATTGGATTTATTATCTTTGCTTATAATATTATTATGACCATTGTTGCAAGTAAAGAGCTTGAAAAAGAGCCTAACTATGCAACTCCAATGGCAGCGTAA
- the ccoO gene encoding cytochrome-c oxidase, cbb3-type subunit II has translation MFHWLEKNPFFFTVVFLLVFSIAGLVEILPDFAKASRPTENLKPYTLLETAGRQIYIAEGCNVCHSQLIRPFKAETDRYGAYSLSGEYAYDRPFLWGSKRTGPDLHRVGDYRTTDWHEEHMLNPPSIVPGSIMPAYPHLYQKNVDIDTAYAEAYTQKVVFAVPYDTEGNPKLGDLESARAEILAEAKILAEDMKDPEVKAALERGEIKQIVALIAYLNSLGQKRRAN, from the coding sequence ATGTTTCATTGGTTGGAAAAAAATCCGTTTTTCTTTACGGTAGTTTTTTTGTTGGTATTTTCTATTGCTGGATTGGTTGAAATACTTCCTGATTTTGCAAAAGCGTCTCGTCCTACAGAGAATCTTAAGCCTTATACTTTATTAGAAACTGCTGGGCGTCAAATTTATATTGCAGAAGGTTGCAATGTTTGCCATTCGCAATTAATCCGTCCTTTTAAGGCAGAAACAGATAGATATGGAGCTTATAGTTTGAGTGGTGAATATGCATATGATAGACCATTTTTGTGGGGTTCTAAAAGAACAGGTCCTGATTTGCATCGTGTAGGAGATTATAGGACAACAGATTGGCATGAAGAGCATATGTTAAATCCACCTTCCATTGTTCCTGGATCTATTATGCCTGCTTATCCGCATTTGTATCAAAAAAATGTTGATATAGACACTGCTTATGCTGAAGCTTATACCCAAAAAGTAGTTTTTGCGGTTCCTTATGACACAGAAGGAAATCCAAAACTTGGAGACTTGGAATCGGCTAGAGCAGAGATCTTAGCTGAAGCAAAAATCTTAGCTGAAGATATGAAAGATCCCGAAGTAAAAGCAGCATTAGAAAGAGGTGAGATTAAGCAAATTGTCGCTTTGATTGCTTATCTTAATAGTTTGGGACAAAAAAGAAGGGCAAATTAA
- a CDS encoding cytochrome c oxidase, cbb3-type, CcoQ subunit, producing the protein MDYETIKIIQGYAYWFITLLLVVLLYGYIYHLYKSQRSGKIDYEKYARLALDDGLNDKLIEERSNKDKKKES; encoded by the coding sequence GTGGATTATGAAACTATAAAAATTATCCAAGGTTATGCATATTGGTTTATCACACTTCTATTGGTTGTTTTATTGTATGGTTATATTTATCATCTTTATAAAAGCCAAAGAAGTGGAAAAATAGACTATGAAAAATATGCTAGGTTGGCACTTGATGATGGTTTAAATGATAAATTAATCGAAGAGAGAAGCAATAAAGATAAAAAGAAGGAGAGCTAA
- a CDS encoding c-type cytochrome has translation MEWLNLGDSVNQLALLGAIVILALTIFVVGSYIKKMKSSKAEGELSSEEWDGIKEFVNDIPIGWGVTYLVLIIWALWYWFIGYPLNSYSQIGQYNEEVKAYNAKFEEQWQNIDEATLVKMGQNLFLVQCSQCHGITTEGMNGTAANLAEWGREEGIITTIKQGSKGLGYLLGDMLPISEVAPGVLDTEEAQKAVAAYVMAEISEAKKTKYPELIAKGKELYTAATCNACHGDDGKGMGGMAPDLSKYGTTTFVAEVLDKGKKGHIGIMPSFKTQMLTDIQKEALGHFIYSDKN, from the coding sequence ATGGAATGGTTGAACTTAGGTGATAGTGTAAATCAACTTGCATTGCTTGGCGCCATAGTAATTCTAGCTTTAACTATTTTCGTTGTTGGTAGTTATATCAAAAAAATGAAAAGCAGTAAAGCAGAAGGTGAGCTATCAAGTGAAGAATGGGATGGAATCAAAGAATTTGTAAATGATATTCCAATTGGTTGGGGTGTAACTTATTTAGTGCTTATTATTTGGGCATTATGGTATTGGTTTATTGGATATCCTCTTAATTCTTATTCTCAAATTGGGCAATACAATGAAGAGGTAAAGGCATATAATGCCAAGTTTGAAGAACAATGGCAAAACATTGATGAAGCTACTTTGGTTAAAATGGGACAAAATCTCTTTTTAGTGCAATGTTCTCAATGCCATGGAATCACAACTGAAGGTATGAATGGCACAGCAGCTAATCTAGCAGAATGGGGTAGAGAAGAAGGGATTATTACAACCATTAAACAAGGAAGTAAAGGTTTAGGTTATTTACTTGGAGATATGTTGCCAATTAGTGAGGTAGCACCAGGAGTTTTGGATACTGAAGAAGCACAAAAGGCGGTGGCGGCTTATGTTATGGCTGAAATTTCTGAAGCTAAAAAAACAAAATATCCAGAATTGATAGCTAAAGGTAAGGAGCTCTATACCGCTGCAACTTGTAATGCCTGCCATGGGGATGATGGAAAAGGTATGGGAGGAATGGCTCCTGACTTGAGCAAATATGGAACAACCACATTTGTGGCAGAAGTTTTAGATAAAGGTAAAAAAGGACATATCGGTATTATGCCTTCGTTTAAAACTCAAATGCTGACAGATATTCAAAAAGAAGCTTTAGGGCATTTCATCTATTCGGATAAAAACTAA